A genomic window from Lotus japonicus ecotype B-129 chromosome 1, LjGifu_v1.2 includes:
- the LOC130730229 gene encoding uncharacterized protein LOC130730229 isoform X1, whose protein sequence is MQGGGEQQNNQLVVQNSGSLSFSSQMSKEDEEMSRSALSNFKAKEEEIERKKMEVREKVQLQLGRVEEETKRLATIREELESLADPMRKEVAIVRKRIDSVNKELKPLGHTCQKKEKEYKDALEAFNEKNREKVQLITRLMEVSDLVSESERLRMKKLEELSKNIDSLK, encoded by the exons ATGCAGGGTGGTGGTGAACAACAGAACAACCAGTTGGTGGTGCAGAACTCAGGGAGTCTCAGCTTCAGCAGCCAAATGTCCAAGGAAGATGAGGAGATGTCAAGGTCTGCTCTTTCCAATTTCAAGGCCAAGGAGGAAGAgattgagaggaagaagatggaggTTAGAGAGAAGGTTCAGCTCCAGTTGGGTCGGGTTGAAGAAGAAACCAAACGTCTTGCTACCATTCGTGAG GAGCTTGAATCCCTAGCTGATCCAATGAGGAAGGAAGTTGCAATTGTCCGAAAAAGGATTGATTCTGTAAACAAGGAATTAAAGCCACTAGGTCATACCTGCCAGAAGAAG GAGAAAGAATACAAAGACGCCCTTGAAGCTTTTAATGAAAAGAACAGGGAAAAAGTACAGCTAATCACCAGGCTAATGGAGGTGAGTGAC CTGGTGAGTGAAAGTGAAAGATTGAGGATGAAGAAGCTGGAGGAGCTGAGTAAGAACATAGATTCCTTGAAATGA
- the LOC130730229 gene encoding uncharacterized protein LOC130730229 isoform X2 translates to MQGGGEQQNNQLVVQNSGSLSFSSQMSKEDEEMSRSALSNFKAKEEEIERKKMEVREKVQLQLGRVEEETKRLATIREELESLADPMRKEVAIVRKRIDSVNKELKPLGHTCQKKEKEYKDALEAFNEKNREKVQLITRLMELVSESERLRMKKLEELSKNIDSLK, encoded by the exons ATGCAGGGTGGTGGTGAACAACAGAACAACCAGTTGGTGGTGCAGAACTCAGGGAGTCTCAGCTTCAGCAGCCAAATGTCCAAGGAAGATGAGGAGATGTCAAGGTCTGCTCTTTCCAATTTCAAGGCCAAGGAGGAAGAgattgagaggaagaagatggaggTTAGAGAGAAGGTTCAGCTCCAGTTGGGTCGGGTTGAAGAAGAAACCAAACGTCTTGCTACCATTCGTGAG GAGCTTGAATCCCTAGCTGATCCAATGAGGAAGGAAGTTGCAATTGTCCGAAAAAGGATTGATTCTGTAAACAAGGAATTAAAGCCACTAGGTCATACCTGCCAGAAGAAG GAGAAAGAATACAAAGACGCCCTTGAAGCTTTTAATGAAAAGAACAGGGAAAAAGTACAGCTAATCACCAGGCTAATGGAG CTGGTGAGTGAAAGTGAAAGATTGAGGATGAAGAAGCTGGAGGAGCTGAGTAAGAACATAGATTCCTTGAAATGA